In the Populus trichocarpa isolate Nisqually-1 chromosome 8, P.trichocarpa_v4.1, whole genome shotgun sequence genome, TCTTCTCCACATTTTGCTTCTTCCTCTTATATATCCAACCGGGTTCCTCCTAAATATCCTCAATCCAATGTAATAATTCCAAAACAAGAACCGCATCTTGCTGACACTAAACCCCAAAAAATAAAGGTACGATCTTTTTTGCTTTACTTACAATTTTAGCACTGCCCATTCGAGTGTTTTTGCAGTTTCGGagctttttttatggttatggGAGTAATGTAGGAAAAAGTTGAATGCTTTGTTGTTTATTACTGTTGTTATGGTGGGGGCTGATAAAGCTACAAGTTTTTTGGTTCAATTTAGGTTTGTAGCATAATCCATTTATGTATTGCCCGTTTGCTTTGTGTTTATAGTGAAATCCCGGATGTCTAGGAAAGGTTAAGAAtagttatttgtttgtttgtttatgtgtGCAGGTAGATGGTGTCCATGATCGATCCTTATCGGCTACATTTGCTGATTTGCCTGCACCGGAACTGAAATGGGAGAAAATGGCTAATGCACCCGTGCCTCGGCTGGATGGGGCTGCAATACAAATTAAGGATCTTCTATATGTTTTTGCTGGATATGGAACAATTGATTTTGTGAGAAACCTTTTCCACCTCTTCTACTATTCTTGTTCACTATGGTTTGACTTTGCGTATGTATTTGCTAATTTTCTAGGTGGAACTTCTCTTGGAATTAACAGGTGCATTCACATGTAGATATTTACAATTTTACTGGTAATACCTGGGGAGGGAGATTTGATATGCCTAAAGAAATGGCTCATTCACACTTGGGAATGGTCACAGATGGGAGATACATTTATGTTGTCACTGGACAATATGGTCCTCAATGCAGAGGGCCTACAGCTCGTAATTTCGTGCTAGATACCGAGACAAGGAAATGGCAGGATTTACCTCCTTTACCAGTTCCTAGGTATGTGCACGTGTCAAAATAGTTTGAAATGAACTTTAAATTGTGTGCAAGACATTGGCTGATCTTGCAACAGCATAATTTGActgtttgttgatttttctttgagaaATGGATTATCTTATGCTTTTTGCATAGTCATCTGCCTTATCTTGGTGGTTCTTATTCTGAATTGAAATGCAATGTGTCAGTGATGGAATGTACTGGTGGCTTTAAATATTTGAAGCAAAAATTAGTTCATGCTCTGTATTTTTTCCTTTGCTCTTTGGTAAATGGTTCTGAACTTTAATGTAATAACACTCAGATATGCACCAGCAACTCAACTTTGGAGAGGTAGACTCCATGTGATGGGTGGTAGCAAGGAAAATCGGCACACTCCAGCATTAGAGCATTGGAGTCTTGCTGTAAAGGATGGGAAAGCATTGGAAAAGGAATGGAGGACTGAGATACCAATTCCTCGTGGAGGACCACATCGGTTTCTGGCCAATCTTAGTCTTATTATTTCCGCATTTAGTTATGTTGTTTGGTTTGGAATGAATTCCCAATAGGCTATTACAGTTTCActaataaaacattttattgtTGATAGTGTTTCTGTCAATCAAGTGATCACAATTTGTAACCATCCAGTGAAATGACCGAGGAAATAGTTCACAACTGAAGCTTGTttaggtttttaatttatgCGTCTATGCAGGGCTTGTGTCGTGGTTAATGATCGACTTCTCATTATCGGTGGTCAGGAAGGTGATTTTATGGCCAAGCCAGGATCACCTATTTTCAAATGCTCTCGTAGGAATGAGGTATATTGACTAGTGATCTTTATATCCAAATCCTATATGACTTCTTCTGTAGATTGCATTGACATTCTCTATCCAAGCTTTTAAGTAGTCCCCTAAAactttttcaagttttcttgGTTTGCTCATGTTTCActtgtctttcaattttatatgaaatagaACTTAATATGAAacggaaaataaaaacatgatgtATCATTGATTTGGTGATTATCTTGTATCATTAAGCTTTATAAGTTTGTTTCAGCTATGCTCAATCTCCTTTATTTGTGTAACCAACCTTGAGacttaatgtttatatttttgaattaacttTTAGGTATATTATCACTAAAACATTCCATGTTTATGTTGTAACTCGGAGAAATTTGTCTTCACATCCCTTCTCTCTTTCCCTCTGCTTTTATTTAATGGTTTTGGCTCATTATGAGTCTTTTGTTGTTTCAGATAGTATATGATGAGGTCTACATGCTGGATGATGAGATGAAGTGGAAACCTTTATCTCCTATGCCAAAGGCTGACTCTCACATTGAATTTGCTTGGGCAATTGTTAATAATTCCATTGTTATTGCTGGAGGCACCACTGAAAAACACcctataactaaaaaaatggtCCTGGTTGGTGAAGTCTTCCAGTTCAACTTGGATACACTGGTATGAAATTTATGTTTCTTATGTGCTTCCATACTAGTTTGGCATCAAGGcttggttgttgttttttggATGTTCTCCCAGACAATTTACATAACCCAACATATTTCTACACGACAAAGTACCTGCAATTTACACAATGCCCCAGGTGTAATCTGTAATGGGTTTTGTACATAACCCTACATATCTCTATACATGTGTTAAATGCTTGTGCATACACTTCAAGACGCACACATCCATTTCTTGTCTGGTTGCCGCCACTGGAAGGTTATTGGCTCGCTGCTTTCTAGTTGCTTTCATCTTCCTGTTTTGAATGGTTTTTTGAACTTTGAATTGAAATTCTCCAAAGATTTGATGACATATTATAGACTCCAGTATGCATTCTCTATTTGTTAAATCTTAGGCTCTATTCTTTTTTCCTGGTGGAAGGCTTTGTACAGGAACAGCCCAATAATTGGTTGAAATCTTTGTTCGCTGATAGTCAAGAAACTTCagatttaatttatcaaagtGTGGAGATTGATTCGGTAAATGATAGCATTGTATTTGGAATTGGATTTGTTCAGATTACGAAGATTTTAAGGAATACCTTGAAAGTATTGTCAGAGAACAGCTGATGTGATTTTTCTGTTATCCTTCTGACCCCAGAAGGACAAGAAACTTTTCCTCCCCGTGTTTCATGATTCGGGTCACTGCTACCTGAACTTGACTGCCCTATCAAGCTTTGTTGACCAAGAATAGCAATGAATTAGTATTGGTTCAGGTGAACACCAAAATCTAGAAGTGATAAGAACCTGATCATTTTCACAATCGGTTTGTGGCAGCTTCTACCGTGCCATGTGCTTGTGTCTCCCAAAAGTCCGTTAGAAGTTTGTCATGTTAATGCCTGCCCCAGAATCTGACAAACTTTTGTCATGTCATTGCAGTCACAACAATATACAATATGGATATCTAGATCACATTTTTTTAGCTGCATTAACCCgtgcctttttttcttctcccccCTCTGTAAATTGATTTCTGTTACAACGGATGGTATTATATAACTTGTATTTTTATGTCATAAATGCCTGCAGGCATGGTCAGTAATCGGAAAACTTCCATATCGTGTCAAAACTACACTGGTTGGATTCTGGAACGGATGGTTGTACTTTACATCAGGACAGCGAGATAGAGGACCAGATGATCCAGCTCCAAAAAAAGTAATTGCAGATATGTGgagaaccaaactgaaattgaaCTCATGACCGATATCTGTTTCTTCTTTGGTAGGATAGCCCCTCCTATGTAACCAATTGATGTCTCATCATCAAGGCAAATATTTATCTGTATCATTCTTCCACacatttttgtgatttttgtcaACATTTTTTACTCCCCAGTGTAAGTCAAGGAATGAGGGAAGTAGCAATTCTTCCCGATGTGTTGTATCAGCTTGAGAATATACTTCACTGTAACATGGAAAGCGcattattagattttatttctggaaaaataataaaaatatgtgccCTTTTCAATCCCATCTCTGGCTTCAAATTCTCGTGATTACAAGTATTTGATGAACGCGCACCTTCGTCTTTCAACTGTCGAAAAGAATGTTTCTTCGATGCGTGAGATTATGGCTGGGTGGTCTGGTGACCAGCGTAAAGCATGGTGATCAAGATAATGCGTGTTTGGCGGCTAAAACATAGTtccttgaaaatttaaaatttaattttacttaaaattattgtttttagatcggatgttaaaagtaaattttataaaattaaaagaatgttatttttaaataaaaaattatttataaaacaatcacTATAATAACTTCAAGACATAACTGCAGGGAAGTCTAGGATTTAAGTCCTATTCTTGGATAGTTTGTAAGGTTTATAACTATTGAGTGTCAACAagtatgggtttttttttttttattattcttaacaAAAAGCAAGATCGATTTTCGTCTATCAAATGACATGACCTGAAACAATCAGTCCAAACTATGGAGGGCTAATTGAGCTAGTCCAAAAGGACTCATGAATACTCACTCCACTGCTTTAGTGCTTGGAGACTGattttatagaaataataaGTTGACGGAAAAATGAGGCCGAGGCTGATGATTGTCATTCTGATCCTGGAGGCAGTGACTCAATATGGATCACTTCCATGGCCTCCCTCAAGATTTGTCTAAAATAGGCATAGTCTAGcattattcatattttattcatgaaaCATGTACAAAGCAGATGATTGAGCTGCATGAGGGCTACCATCTACAGGGCTAGGAATTATGGCCTTTTGAGTGATCATTTGGAAACACTCTTATGTTAACTCAGCACCTTACTGCTCCTGTTTCCAGCTCAAATTTTACCAGAAAGAGCTCCCCATCAAACCTCAACTCAGATGCTTCGGCAGGGTGAAGTAAGCTATCCACCATTCCACCAAAAACGTACAAGCGACGCCCTGAATGATCTGCACAGGCTCGATGGAATGATCTGCAGTTGGGTTTATAACCCTTTGCCTTGAGCCTTCTCCACATATTTGCTTGTAATCCCCTTGAATTTAATGGAGTTGACTGCTCTTTAATTGATGGGATCTTACTAACATCTAACACCCAAAAATCTCCCTTCCTGTGTCTCTGTGAATCTTCACCTCCATAGATTAGCAGCCGACCTCCCAAAATTAGTGTGGCTGAGTGGCCAACTCGCGGGAGGGAGACTCCTTCAGGTATGTCTTGCAAATTATAGAGCATCTGTACCCACTTGAGTTGATCCTCAGACGCTTGCAAGAGCCAGACATCATGCAGCACATCATACCCCAAACCTCTTCCTCCAAATAGAACAGTTCCTGTTCCTTCGATACATGTCAATGTGTGTCCTGAACGAGGTGGAGGTGATGGATGAGCCACCAGCTCTATCCACGTTCCAGAACAGAAATTCTCTGAAAGTTCTAGAATCCAAGTATCTCCCAATCTAAGGCCGTACAATCCAATGCCTCCATGGATGACCATTGTCCTTTTATCAATGCAACAAGCAGCATGAGCCCCACGGGGTGGTGGTGCTACGGAGCTCACATCAAGCAGCCTCCATGACAATGTTGTTATACCAAGGTTCTCACCAAGTACTACTTGCCCCACCCATGTATCATTTTGACGCATCCCACGATCATTAATTCCTCCAAAAAGCACAAGATTTTCGCCAATGACGGCGCAAGTATGCCCAAATCTCCCACTCGGAATTCCTGAGGTAACCTTCTGCCATTTTAGCATTCTTTGAAAATCTTTACCTATGTATGCCACCCATGTATCATCGAGATCTCGCCCTGCGAAAAAGACCAacacaacaaaaacaagaaatggtTATACACCGAAGCAATTTGACATAAAcaggtaaaaataaataaatgcagaaCAGCTtcagaaaaatcaagagaatgatgATCGTTCAATTATTGTCCATTTTCACTAAAAGTTTTCCCGATGGGGCCTGCTGAAATGATTCAACCATCCTTCCACAATATAATTATAACTCAAACTGCTAATAAATATTGGAATATATGAACAAAGTGGCATTGTGGGATGTGTTTTCCATTTCACAGTGCAGGAAGCGAAAACGGATGCTGAGATTGATTAGCTTCTGGAATTGACGCCTTTACTAGTTGCAATTACTTTCAAGTTCAAGGATGAGGGTCACTGTACTTTATCAGAAATGGACAATTAAATTGATTCTAATGAACGTTTTTTACTGGAAAAGCAGCAGCAGAAAACATTGTGGAATAAGTAGATCATTGCTGCCATACAGTAATCTGGTTGCCAAAATGGGCACTCAAGAAGCATTATAAGAAGTGGGACTACTGCATTTGCAGATAGCTAGCAAGAAAGAAACCACATCATCACTTCACAATATCttgtatgttaaaaaatttagcaGAGGAGCATGCTTTAGGCTATAATGCTGCACAGACACATGTAGTTAAATTTATAAACGTAGAAGGCAGCCAGAAACTTATGATGCATAACTTAACTCAACTCAACACAACGAATGCTCGATTTCAAACTTACCAATATATTGAAGCCATGAtcaagaagcaagaaaattcTCAAGCAATGAAACCCTAATCCATGGTTAGTTGAATCAGGAACACTAGAAATCTGAAGGCAGAACTAATGAGCAGGCATAAACTAATATAAACATCACTTTAGCATCCTTAACCAGCAAATCAAACAGTGAAGCATCACAGACGCACACGGGCACATTTAAGAAACATAACATAATAAGAGATTGGATTTGGGAATCATAACATCTAATCAAATGAAAGATAGGCTGACCTCCTTCACGGCCACCACCAAACAAGACCAGGCAATCAGATACAAAGTTGAGAGAGTGAGAAGCCCTGGGAGTTGGGAGCATCAAGTCACTATCTGGGTCAGGCAGTTTATGGCAAGAAAATGAGTCAAGCTGAGACACCTGCTTGTATAACCTCATCCATGGCAACTGCTGATTGTTGTTGGTATTGATAGAAGACTTGAAGGCATCCACTGATGTGGACCCCCACTCCCTCCTGCATATGGACTCCCACAGTGTATCAGAAGTTGTTAAGGACCTGAACCTTTTGCAAGTCATGGCAAAGGAGATAAGTGAATCTACAGGAAGCAGAAGCATAATTGTGAAGAGATGGTCATCAGCCAGCTTAACTATCGGTGATGCTGATGATGATCCAATGTTGCTGCTTCTAGGAGTACTCTTTGCCATGAAGAAAGTAGCCATGCTTGTTGTTTTGTAGGATAGTCCtgacttatgtttttttaagatgtAAGGCTATGGTTATTGGAGCAACTGAGGTATGTGGGATTGTGTTGGACAGAGGGTAGGGAGAAACAAAACATAGTTCTGAAATGGTCTGGTGTTCATGTCATGTCAAAGAATGAAATGGTGAAAAATATGGAAGATGGTAAATTCAGTAGACTTGAAAAGAGATAGATCGTGGATAGAAAGATAGGTGATGAGGGGAGCCCATTTCTTTTGTCTGGTACATGAAATGATGAGCAACCTTCATTCTCAACTGTTCCTTGCCACCATGTCATTTTGAAGACAAGGAAGCCAAATGACAAATAGAGACCTTTGTCTATATCTTCTCGCTTCATCTTCTActctcttatctttttttttcctgaatttACTGTGTGAGTCCAAATGGGATGCCCTTTTAGAGAAGTTAAAACCCAAAAGACCCTAACATATTACCCAATTCTCAattgagtttcaaaactataagtTTTATCAATTGAGTCCCAAAGAGTTCAGACACACTTCTCAATTAGGTCTCCCGTCCATGTCCTTTAATTGTTTTGTCAAGTTTCTTCAAAACGAAGCCGCTATACCGCGTATAACATGTGAAGCATTAGGGATCCGATTGATAGATTGTACTGTCTTGGGACTCAGTATAGATTACGGACTATATTGAGGTTTAGATTTACTTTCACTAGATTTCCCTGGCTATATAAAGGTTAGGGATCCACAAGCTGTTTATAGGATCCTTGTACATGACAGAGGAAATGTTTCCAACAGTGAATCTTTAGGTGAGAGAGAAGAGGGCAATAGAATTTCGAGTGCCAGGTGGAATAGTCATCATCAGGATTGACACTTAAAAGGGACCATTAATCTACTACGTGTCATAATTGAAACCGTTGGATACACCATCATCACTAAGACACCAAATGAAGCACTTGTATTAACTTCTAATGGTGGGTAAAACCCATGAACGAAACATCATCCTTCTTTTCATCCTGTTAGTGGAAGCAGTGAGAAGGCTTGACGAAAAGTATCCTATTAACCCTCTCGGTTCATCACAGGTTATTGAAGAATAGATCTAACAAATGGCTTCCTTCATGCCTTGGTAGTCTCTCAACAGGCCAAAAACCAAATTTCTGATGCCATGGGCTGTACCATTTTGATTCTTCCTTGAGATAAGACTAAAACTTGGTTGCTTGCAATTATCAAGAGATTCTGTCTTGATTTGCAATTTCACGTTAATGACAATTACACCTTACAGTTTGATCACAGTGCATTTCAACATCACATTTTCAAACAGAAAAGGTAGGTCCTAGCCTATTTTTCAAAGCCGATAAGGATGACCGATGGCCATGCATGTTTGGAGAAGCTAATATGATGGCTGAATTTGTCATATGTAGTAGCCCTTTTGCCTTGCGTGtgttttgaaaatcaattagTGGCAATACAAGTCAAGCATTTGCAAGAAATTGTGCTtgccataagaaaaaaaaaaacttttgcatTATCACGAGACCTGTGTACAAACTGCAGTCCACCTACAACAAGTCCTAGGAGTTTTTAGGACATGAAAGTTGAGGGAGAAAACGGGGAAAAGAAAACTAATGAggttattttgatgtgaattaGGATACAAACTCAGCTTCATGCGGTTATTTCGCTTCAAGCTCAATAAAAAAAGCACGAAAGGTCGCATAAAGAGCAGCCCAAGTTTTATTTCTGCAAACCGTGCACTTGGCCTTTATTTATTAGTTTCCAAAGAGCAGCCTTGGCTTCCTCTAATGTTTCAACAGCGTGCCCGTCTTCAAATGATAGCCTCTGTATGTTGAACTATAAAAGAATAGAATACAAAATATAGTCACCAGCATAAGAACATAACCAAATATCGACTAGGAAATGTTCTTGAACGAAGGAATTACCTGTGCCCCTTGACGGACCCGAATATCAGTTCCTTTACTGTCTATTGATATAAAGGCAGCATCATCTACCTCTGTTTCAGATGACAGGAGCTCTTTAAGGGGTTTTGAGAAAATTGCATTAAGTTCCTGTAGCAAATGCAAATCCCAATACGGTGAAGCCCAAAGTACATGCTGGAAAATCTTATCATCATAGAGAAAAATGAATGAGATAAGCTCTGGACCTATAAACTCAGAAACATAAAGTTCATGTGATTGTCGGGTGactttttgttaaaagaaatcTATTATCAGGCCAAGTAGCACTTGAGATCCATGAACGTGGAAAGTGAAGCGACCACCAAGTAAACAATAATTACAGACactcaacaaaacaaaacgcTACAATCAATAAAAGC is a window encoding:
- the LOC7497782 gene encoding kelch repeat-containing protein At3g27220 — its product is MVRSSGKQKSTKLVIVCVVLLGFGLIGDYLWASSPHFASSSYISNRVPPKYPQSNVIIPKQEPHLADTKPQKIKVDGVHDRSLSATFADLPAPELKWEKMANAPVPRLDGAAIQIKDLLYVFAGYGTIDFVHSHVDIYNFTGNTWGGRFDMPKEMAHSHLGMVTDGRYIYVVTGQYGPQCRGPTARNFVLDTETRKWQDLPPLPVPRYAPATQLWRGRLHVMGGSKENRHTPALEHWSLAVKDGKALEKEWRTEIPIPRGGPHRACVVVNDRLLIIGGQEGDFMAKPGSPIFKCSRRNEIVYDEVYMLDDEMKWKPLSPMPKADSHIEFAWAIVNNSIVIAGGTTEKHPITKKMVLVGEVFQFNLDTLAWSVIGKLPYRVKTTLVGFWNGWLYFTSGQRDRGPDDPAPKKVIADMWRTKLKLNS
- the LOC7497783 gene encoding F-box/kelch-repeat protein At1g51550 — encoded protein: MATFFMAKSTPRSSNIGSSSASPIVKLADDHLFTIMLLLPVDSLISFAMTCKRFRSLTTSDTLWESICRREWGSTSVDAFKSSINTNNNQQLPWMRLYKQVSQLDSFSCHKLPDPDSDLMLPTPRASHSLNFVSDCLVLFGGGREGGRDLDDTWVAYIGKDFQRMLKWQKVTSGIPSGRFGHTCAVIGENLVLFGGINDRGMRQNDTWVGQVVLGENLGITTLSWRLLDVSSVAPPPRGAHAACCIDKRTMVIHGGIGLYGLRLGDTWILELSENFCSGTWIELVAHPSPPPRSGHTLTCIEGTGTVLFGGRGLGYDVLHDVWLLQASEDQLKWVQMLYNLQDIPEGVSLPRVGHSATLILGGRLLIYGGEDSQRHRKGDFWVLDVSKIPSIKEQSTPLNSRGLQANMWRRLKAKGYKPNCRSFHRACADHSGRRLYVFGGMVDSLLHPAEASELRFDGELFLVKFELETGAVRC